In a single window of the Nitrospira sp. MA-1 genome:
- a CDS encoding Rieske 2Fe-2S domain-containing protein — MMNDSSSERDMDCRIHEPLSPKEGFVFVGKLEDIPKGKGRVFKVGGKSVAVFRIDDRCFAINDICPHQGASLGKGRLKGFVVSCPWHHQQFDIRSGFGPDGGGYCVVNYDVVVDKGNVFVCLKKRDWLTGE; from the coding sequence ATGATGAATGATTCCAGTTCCGAGCGTGATATGGACTGCAGGATACATGAACCATTGAGTCCCAAAGAGGGATTTGTGTTTGTCGGGAAGCTGGAGGATATCCCCAAAGGAAAAGGGCGTGTATTCAAGGTCGGCGGGAAAAGTGTGGCTGTATTTCGCATTGATGATCGGTGCTTTGCTATTAATGATATTTGTCCGCACCAGGGAGCCTCATTGGGGAAAGGCCGATTGAAAGGTTTTGTGGTTTCTTGTCCGTGGCATCATCAACAATTTGACATTCGATCGGGATTCGGGCCAGATGGCGGAGGTTATTGTGTGGTCAATTATGATGTGGTGGTTGATAAGGGAAATGTTTTTGTCTGTCTGAAAAAACGTGATTGGCTGACAGGAGAATGA
- a CDS encoding DUF192 domain-containing protein, with protein MLSFLKGKGAPSKKRIIFLLVMALFLISGALLFNAPEQTQVININFPEGGVLKAEVADTPEKLLFGLAFRNALPPNEGMIYIFEDSGLHRVWTKEFQFPVDVIWVDESKIVVHIVEGALPCRERQCPWYGPPPQDARYIVEANAGFVDQAKIKIGAQVTFTLLVS; from the coding sequence ATGTTGTCTTTTCTCAAAGGTAAAGGGGCTCCAAGTAAAAAGCGAATTATCTTTCTTCTGGTAATGGCCTTGTTCCTGATTTCCGGCGCATTATTGTTTAATGCTCCGGAACAGACACAGGTTATCAATATAAATTTTCCCGAGGGTGGTGTATTGAAAGCGGAGGTTGCGGATACACCGGAAAAACTTTTATTCGGATTGGCATTTAGAAATGCTCTTCCTCCCAATGAGGGAATGATTTATATTTTTGAAGATTCCGGTCTCCATCGGGTCTGGACAAAAGAGTTTCAATTTCCTGTTGATGTGATTTGGGTCGATGAGAGTAAAATTGTCGTGCACATAGTCGAAGGGGCTCTTCCATGCCGTGAAAGGCAATGTCCCTGGTATGGTCCCCCGCCTCAAGATGCGCGTTATATTGTTGAAGCCAATGCTGGGTTTGTGGACCAAGCCAAAATTAAGATAGGTGCGCAGGTAACCTTTACATTGCTTGTCTCGTAA
- a CDS encoding MBL fold metallo-hydrolase produces MDQFIRITFPVPPLSCNCSIIGDNETKQAIVVDPGGNPERILGEIDAMGFTVTAVLHTHAHFDHFLASGHIKEATGASLFLHPQDQDLWGMLEIQCRMFNIPYVPVPPPDKWIKDESEVQVGPYTGTVIHTPGHTPGSVCFFFESQSLVFSGDTLFRGGIGRTDLWGGDGQIIERSIRERLYTLKESTLVIPGHGPESSIGWEREHNMFVHG; encoded by the coding sequence ATGGATCAGTTTATTAGAATAACTTTCCCCGTCCCTCCACTTTCATGTAATTGTTCGATCATCGGTGATAACGAAACTAAACAGGCCATTGTGGTGGACCCAGGGGGAAACCCTGAGCGCATACTCGGGGAAATTGATGCCATGGGATTCACGGTCACTGCCGTTTTGCATACGCATGCCCATTTTGACCATTTCCTAGCCTCCGGTCATATTAAGGAGGCGACCGGGGCTTCCCTGTTTTTGCATCCGCAAGATCAGGATCTTTGGGGCATGCTGGAAATTCAATGTCGAATGTTTAATATTCCTTATGTGCCTGTCCCTCCGCCGGACAAATGGATTAAAGATGAGTCAGAAGTGCAAGTTGGTCCCTATACGGGAACCGTGATCCATACTCCTGGCCACACTCCTGGCTCGGTTTGTTTTTTCTTTGAAAGCCAAAGTTTGGTGTTTTCAGGGGATACCTTGTTTCGTGGCGGAATTGGCCGAACTGATCTTTGGGGTGGAGATGGTCAGATAATCGAGCGATCTATTCGAGAACGCTTGTACACCCTCAAGGAAAGCACGCTTGTGATCCCAGGGCATGGGCCTGAATCATCCATTGGATGGGAACGAGAGCATAATATGTTTGTGCATGGATAA
- a CDS encoding protease inhibitor I42 family protein, protein MNIEQVQTKTIQVFKSATFMVHLWEDRTRGEQWVPSYDPKALGLVGDEFLRTVSNNAVDSGRRSFEFQALEPGTHHLEFSKRMAWKFTAEDRRIFKVIVLQSPS, encoded by the coding sequence ATGAACATAGAGCAGGTGCAGACAAAAACTATTCAGGTGTTCAAATCGGCCACCTTTATGGTGCATTTATGGGAAGATCGGACCCGCGGGGAACAATGGGTGCCAAGTTATGACCCTAAAGCGCTGGGATTGGTGGGAGATGAATTTCTTCGAACTGTTAGTAATAATGCGGTAGATTCCGGTCGGCGATCATTTGAATTTCAAGCGTTGGAACCAGGGACCCATCATTTGGAATTTAGTAAAAGGATGGCTTGGAAGTTTACAGCAGAGGATCGACGGATTTTTAAGGTCATTGTCCTGCAGTCACCTTCCTGA
- the dat gene encoding D-amino-acid transaminase yields the protein MPDIGYLNGHFSPLGEVKISPDDRGFLFGDGVYEVIRAYHGVPAFLGEHFKRLVRSAKEIQLPFSLEQAEFQRLLLHGLQQSGYQEGKIYIQVTRGVAPREHIFPPIGEPTVFLAFRKMVALPTEVCQRGVNVITLPDTRWHRCDIKSLNLLPNVLAKQKAREANAFEGIFVRDGQVTEGATSNIFAVKNGTIITPERNHLVLAGVTQQQVVTLAQAKGLNVQFRPIPISEFLQSDEAFLVGTTIEILPVIQVNGETLRDGKPGPITTILQQQFTAHVSRLTMS from the coding sequence ATGCCGGATATCGGGTATCTCAATGGACACTTTTCTCCATTAGGAGAGGTGAAGATCTCTCCGGATGATCGTGGGTTCTTATTTGGGGATGGTGTCTATGAGGTTATTCGTGCTTATCATGGGGTTCCCGCCTTTTTGGGTGAGCATTTCAAGAGGCTCGTTAGGAGTGCCAAAGAAATCCAGCTCCCTTTTTCTTTAGAACAAGCCGAATTTCAGCGTCTCCTACTTCACGGCCTTCAGCAGAGTGGGTATCAGGAAGGGAAAATCTATATTCAGGTGACCAGAGGGGTGGCTCCACGGGAGCATATCTTCCCCCCAATTGGAGAACCAACGGTCTTTTTGGCATTTCGGAAAATGGTTGCCTTGCCGACAGAAGTCTGCCAACGGGGAGTCAATGTCATTACCCTACCTGATACACGTTGGCACCGCTGTGATATAAAAAGCCTGAATTTGCTTCCGAATGTATTGGCTAAGCAAAAGGCCCGGGAGGCCAATGCCTTTGAGGGAATTTTTGTGAGAGACGGACAGGTGACCGAAGGGGCTACCAGTAATATCTTTGCTGTGAAAAATGGCACAATTATCACTCCGGAACGCAATCATTTGGTTCTCGCCGGTGTGACGCAACAGCAGGTGGTGACCTTAGCTCAGGCAAAAGGTTTAAACGTCCAATTTCGACCTATTCCTATTTCAGAGTTCCTGCAATCCGACGAAGCCTTTCTTGTGGGTACCACAATTGAAATTCTGCCAGTCATTCAAGTTAATGGGGAAACGCTACGGGATGGAAAGCCTGGTCCCATTACCACAATTCTGCAACAGCAGTTTACTGCCCATGTTTCCCGCCTCACGATGTCGTAG